Proteins from a single region of Urocitellus parryii isolate mUroPar1 chromosome 4, mUroPar1.hap1, whole genome shotgun sequence:
- the Sptbn2 gene encoding spectrin beta chain, non-erythrocytic 2 isoform X1 yields the protein MSGNAVGRVHGNGLNGAEELYYEAVEGSQNPGGLLLSPAAFINPAQYASVLEGRFKQLQDEREAVQKKTFTKWVNSHLARVTCRVGDLYSDLRDGRNLLRLLEVLSGETLPKPTKGRMRIHCLENVDKALQFLKEQKVHLENMGSHDIVDGNHRLTLGLVWTIILRFQIQDISVETEDNKEKKSAKDALLLWCQMKTAGYPNVNVHNFTTSWRDGLAFNAIVHKHRPDLLDFESLKKCNAHYNLQNAFNLAEKELGLTKLLDPEDVNVDQPDEKSIITYVATYYHYFSKMKALAVEGKRIGKVLDHAMEAERLVEKYESLASELLQWIEQTIVTLNDRQLANSLSGVQNQLQSFNSYRTVEKPPKFTEKGNLEVLLFTIQSKLRANNQKVYTPREGRLISDINKAWERLEKAEHERELALRTELIRQEKLEQLAARFDRKAAMRETWLSENQRLVSQDNFGLELAAVEAAVRKHEAIETDIVAYSGRVQAVDAVAAELAAERYHDIKRIAARQHNVARLWDFLRQMVAARRERLLLNLELQKVLQDLLYLMDWMEEMKGRLQSQDLGKHLAGVEDLLQLHELVEADIAVQAERVRAVSASALRFCDPGKEYRPCDPQLVSERVATLERSYEALCELAAARRARLEESRRLWRFLWEVGEAEAWVREQQHLLASADTGRDLTGVLRLLNKHTALRGEMSGRLGPLKLTLEQGQQLVAEGHPGASQAAARAAELQAQWERLEALAEERAQQLAQAASLYQFQADANDMEAWLVDALRLVSSPELGHDEFSTQALARQHRALEEEIRGHRPTLEALKEQAVALPPALSRTPEVQGRVPTLEQQYEELQARAGERAQALEAALALYTMLSEAGACGLWVEEKEQWLNGLTLPERLEDLEVVQQRFETLEPEMNALAVRITAVNDIAEQLLKANPPGKDRILNTQKQLNNRWQQFRSLADGKKAALTSALSIQNYHLECTETQAWMREKTKVIESTQGLGNDLAGVLALQRKLAGTERDLEAIAARVGELTREANALAAGHPAQAPAINTRLGEVQAGWEDLRATMRRREESLGEARRLQDFLRSLDDFQAWLGRTQTAVASEEGPATLPEAEALLAQHAGLRGEVERAQSEYSRLRALGEEVTRDQADPQCLFLRQRLEALGTGWEELGRMWESRQGRLAQAHGFQGFLRDARQAEGVLSSQEYVLSHTEMPGTLQAADAAIKKLEDFMSTMDANGERIRGLLEAGRQLVSEGNIHAEKIQEKADSIESRHRKNQEAVQQLLGRLRDNREQQHFLQDCHELKLWIDEKMLTAQDVSYDEARNLHTKWQKHQAFMAELAANKDWLDKVDKEGRELTLEKPELKALVSEKLGDLHRRWDELETTTQAKARSLFDANRAELFAQSCSALESWLESLQAQLHSDDYGKDLTSVNILLKKQQMLEREMAVREKEVEAIQAQAKALAQEDQGAGEVERTSRAVEEKFRALCQPMKERCQRLHASREQHQFHRDVEDEILWVTERLPMASSMEHGKDLPSVQLLMKKNQTLQKEIQGHEPRIADLTERQRTLGTAAAGPELAQLQEMWKRLSHELELRGKRLEEALRAQQFYRDAAEAEAWMGEQELHLLGQEKAKDELSAQAEVKKHQVLEQALADYAQTIHQLAASSQDMIDHDHPESTRISIRQAQVDKLYASLKELAGERRERLQEHLRLCQLRRELDDLEQWIQEREVVAASHELGQDYEHVTMLRDKFREFSRDTSTIGQERVDSANTLANGLIAGGHAARATVAEWKDSLNEAWADLLELLDTRGQVLAAAYELQRFLHGARQALARVQHKQQQLPDGTGRDLNAAEALQRRHCAYEHDIQALSAQVQQVQDDGHRLQKAYAGDKAEEIGRHMQAVAEAWAQLQGSSAARRQLLLDTTDKFRFFKAVRELMLWMDGINVQMDAQERPRDVSSADLVIKNQQGIKAEIEARADRFSSCIDMGQELLARSHYAAEEISEKLSQLQARRQETADKWQEKMDWLQLVLEVLMFGRDAGMAEAWLCSQEPLVRSAELGCTVDEVESLIKRHEAFQKAAVAWEERFSALEKLTALEERERERKRQREEEERRKQPPAPEPTAGLPKGDLVDSQTAPDAAWDGTHPCLPPSTQVPSVNGVCTDAESSQLLLEQQRPEQGSLPEGPGSGAGDEANGPRGDRQTRPRGPAAPVMPQSRSSESAHVATLPTRGPELSAQEQMEGMLCRKQEMEAFGKKAANRSWQNVYCVLRRGSLGFYKDSKAASAGVPYHGEVPVSLARAQGSVAFDYRKRKHVFKLGLQDGKEYLFQAKDEAEMSSWLRVVNAAITAASSASGEPEEPAVPSATRGMTRAMTMPPVSPAGAEGPVVLRSKDGREREREKRFSFFKKNK from the exons ATGAGCGGGAACGCAGTGGGCAGGGTGCACGGGAACGGCCTGAACGGGGCCGAAGAGCTTTACTACGAGGCTGTGGAAGGGTCTCAGAACCCCGGGGGCCTCCTGCTCTCACCGGCTGCCTTCATCAACCCTGCTCAGTATGCCAGCGTGTTGGAAGGACGCTTCAAACAGCTCCAAG ATGAGCGAGAAGCCGTGCAGAAGAAAACCTTCACCAAGTGGGTGAACTCGCACTTGGCCCGGGTGACGTGTCGGGTGGGAGACCTGTACAGCGACCTCCGGGATGGGCGCAACCTCTTGAGGCTCCTGGAGGTGCTCTCGGGAGAGACACTG CCAAAGCCTACTAAGGGCCGCATGAGGATCCACTGCTTGGAGAATGTAGACAAGGCTCTGCAGTTTCTGAAGGAGCAAAAAGTGCACTTGGAAAACATGGGCTCCCATGACATCGTGGATGGGAACCACCGACTGACCCTTGGGCTGGTCTGGACCATCATCCTTCGGTTCCAG atCCAAGACATCAGTGTGGAGACAGAAGACAACAAGGAGAAGAAGTCAGCCAAGGACGCCCTGCTGCTCTGGTGCCAGATGAAGACCGCAGG GTATCCCAATGTTAACGTGCACAACTTCACCACCAGCTGGAGGGATGGACTGGCCTTTAATGCCATCGTACACAAACATCG gccagaCCTGCTGGATTTTGAGTCCTTGAAGAAATGCAATGCACACTACAATCTGCAGAATGCTTTCAATCTGGCTGAAAAGGAGCTGGGATTGACCAAGCTGCTGGATCCTGAAG ATGTGAATGTGGACCAACCAGATGAGAAATCCATCATAACCTATGTGGCTACCTACTACCACTACTTCTCCAAGATGAAGGCCCTGGCTGTGGAAGGCAAAAGAATTGGCAAG GTGCTGGACCACGCCATGGAGGCGGAGCGCCTGGTGGAGAAGTATGAGTCCCTGGCCTCTGAACTGCTGCAGTGGATCGAGCAAACCATCGTGACCCTCAATGACAGGCAGTTGGCCAACTCCCTGAGCGGTGTCCAGAACCAGCTGCAATCCTTCAATTCCTACCGCACCGTGGAGAAGCCGCCCAA GTTCACTGAGAAAGGGAATTTGGAGGTGCTGCTCTTCACCATCCAGAGCAAGCTACGGGCCAACAACCAGAAAGTCTACACGCCCCGCGAGGGCCGGCTGATCTCTGACATCAACAAG GCCTGGGAGCGGCTGGAGAAAGCAGAGCATGAGCGGGAACTGGCCCTGCGCACGGAGCTGATCCGCCAGGAGAAGCTGGAGCAGCTGGCCGCCCGCTTCGACCGCAAGGCCGCCATGCGGGAGACCTGGCTCAGTGAGAACCAGCGTCTTGTGTCCCAG GACAACTTTGGGCTGGAACTGGCTGCGGTTGAGGCAGCAGTGCGGAAGCACGAAGCCATTGAGACCGACATCGTGGCCTACAGTGGCCGGGTGCAGGCAGTGGATGCTGTGGCCGCCGAGCTGGCCGCCGAGCGCTACCACGATATCAAGCGTATCGCAGCTCGGCAGCACAATGTGGCTCGGCTCTGGGACTTCTTGAGGCAGATGGTGGCTGCGCGGCGGGAGCGGCTCCTCCTCAACCTGGAGCTGCAGAAAGTGCTTCAGGACCTGCTCTACCTCATGGACTGGATGGAAGAGATGAAG GGGCGGCTGCAGTCTCAGGACCTGGGCAAGCACCTGGCTGGAGTGGAGGACCTGCTGCAGCTGCACGAGCTGGTGGAGGCTGACATCGCTGTGCAGGCTGAGAGGGTGCGGGCTGTGAGTGCCTCTGCCCTGCGCTTCTGTGACCCAGGGAAAG AGTACAGACCATGTGACCCGCAGCTGGTGTCAGAGCGGGTGGCTACCCTGGAGCGGAGCTATGAGGCCCTGTGTGAGTTGGCAGCGGCTCGGAGGGCTCGTCTGGAGGAATCACGGCGCCTCTGGCGGTTCCTCTGGGAAGTGGGAGAGGCTGAGGCCTGGGTGCGGGAGCAGCAGCACCTCCTGGCCTCAGCTGACACTGGCAGGGACCTGACCGGTGTCCTCCGCCTGCTCAACAAGCACACGGCTTTGCGGGGTGAGATGAGTGGCCGGCTGGGGCCCCTGAAGCTCACCCTGGAACAGGGCCAGCAGTTGGTTGCAGAGGGCCATCCTGGAGCCAGCCAGGCTGCTGCCCGTGCAGCCGAGCTCCAGGCCCAGTGGGAGCGGCTGGAGGCCCTGGCCGAGGAACGGGCCCAGCAGCTTGCTCAGGCTGCCAGCCTCTACCAGTTCCAAGCCGACGCAAACGACATGGAGGCCTGGTTGGTGGATGCACTGCGCCTAGTGTCCAGCCCTGAGCTGGGGCACGACGAGTTCTCCACACAGGCCCTGGCCAGGCAGCACCGAGCCCTGGAGGAGGAGATCCGAGGCCACCGACCCACCCTGGAGGCCTTGAAGGAACAGGCTGTGGCCCTGCCTCCCGCACTGAGCCGCACGCCCGAGGTGCAGGGCAGGGTGCCCACACTGGAGCAGCAGTACGAGGAGCTGCAGGCACGGGCGGGCGAGCGTGCTCAGGCCCTGGAAGCAGCCCTGGCACTCTACACCATGCTCAGCGAGGCTGGGGCCTGTGGGCTctgggtggaggagaaggagcagTGGCTCAACGGGCTGACCCTGCCTGAGCGCCTGGAGGACCTCGAGGTGGTACAGCAGAG GTTTGAGACCCTAGAGCCGGAAATGAATGCCCTGGCAGTGCGAATTACTGCTGTGAATGACATAGCTGAGCAGTTGCTAAAGGCCAACCCTCCAGGGAAGGACCGGATTCTCAACACTCAGAAGCAGCTCAACAACAG GTGGCAGCAGTTTCGGTCCCTGGCAGATGGCAAGAAGGCAGCTCTGACCTCAGCCCTGAGCATCCAGAACTACCACTTAGAGTGCACGGAGACCCAGGCCTGGATGAGAGAGAAGACCAAGGTTATCGAGTCCACCCAGGGCCTGGGTAATGATCTGGCCGGGGTGCTGGCCCTGCAGCGGAAGCTGGCCGGCACCGAGCGGGACCTGGAGGCCATCGCCGCTCGGGTGGGTGAACTGACCCGAGAGGCCAATGCCTTGGCTGCTGGCCATCCGGCCCAAGCCCCTGCCATCAACACCCGGCTTGGGGAGGTACAGGCTGGCTGGGAGGACCTGCGAGCCACTATGCGGCGAAGAGAGGAGTCCTTGGGTGAGGCACGGAGGCTGCAGGACTTCCTGCGCAGCTTGGATGACTTCCAAGCTTGGCTAGGTCGCACACAGACTGCTGTGGCCTCCGAAGAAGGGCCGGCTACCCTGCCTGAGGCTGAGGCCCTCTTGGCCCAACACGCAGGCCTACGGGGAGAAGTGGAGCGTGCCCAAAGCGAGTATAGCCGCCTGCGGGCCTTGGGCGAGGAGGTGACccgggaccaggcagatccccaGTGCCTCTTCCTACGGCAGCGGCTGGAAGCCCTGGGAACCGGCTGGGAGGAGCTGGGCCGCATGTGGGAGAGCCGGCAAGGCCGCCTGGCCCAGGCTCATGGCTTCCAGGGATTCCTACGGGATGCTCGCCAGGCTGAGGGCGTGCTCAGCAGCCAG GAGTATGTTCTATCTCACACGGAGATGCCAGGGACACTCCAGGCTGCTGATGCTGCCATTAAAAAGCTGGAAGACTTCATGAGCACCATGGATGCCAATGGGGAACGCATCCGTGGGCTCCTGGAGGCTGGGCGTCAGCTGGTGTCAGAGGGCAACATCCACGCAGAGAAGATCCAGGAGAAGGCAGACTCCATCGAGAGCAG ACACAGGAAGAATCAAGAAGCTGTGCAGCAGCTTCTGGGCCGCCTGAGGGACAACCGAGAGCAGCAGCACTTCTTGCAAGACTGTCATGAG CTGAAACTCTGGATTGACGAGAAGATGCTGACAGCTCAGGATGTCTCCTATGATGAGGCCCGCAACTTGCACACCAAGTGGCAGAAGCACCAGGCATTCATGGCCGAGCTAGCCGCCAACAAGGACTGGCTGGACAAGGTGGACAAG GAAGGGCGAGAGCTGACCCTTGAGAAGCCAGAACTGAAAGCGCTGGTGTCCGAAAAGCTGGGGGACCTGCACAGGCGCTGGGATGAGCTGGAGACCACCACCCAGGCCAAGGCCCGAAGCCTCTTTGATGCCAACCGTGCTGAACTGTTTGCCCAAAGCTGCTCGGCGCTGGAGAGCTGGCTAGAGAGCCTGCAGGCCCAGCTACACTCTGATGACTATGGCAAGGATCTGACCAGCGTCAATATTTTGCTCAAGAAGCAGCAG ATGCTGGAACGGGAGATGGCTGTGAGAGAGAAGGAGGTGGAGGCAATCCAGGCCCAAGCAAAGGCACTGGCCCAGGAAGACCAGGGtgcaggggaggtggagaggaCCTCAAGAGCTGTGGAGGAGAAGTTCAGGGCCCTGTGCCAGCCCATGAAGGAGCGCTGCCAGCGCCTGCATGCCTCTCGTGAGCAGCACCAGTTCCACCGGGACGTGGAGGATGAGATT TTATGGGTGACAGAGCGGCTGCCCATGGCCAGCTCCATGGAACATGGCAAGGACCTGCCTAGTGTTCAGCTTCTCATGAAGAAAAATCAG ACCCTGCAGAAAGAGATCCAAGGCCACGAGCCCCGGATTGCTGACCTCACAGAGCGGCAGCGGACTCTGGGCACAGCAGCAGCAGGCCCCGAGCTGGCCCAGCTCCAAGAAATGTGGAAACGCCTGAGCCACGAACTGGAGCTTCGGGGGAAGCGATTGGAGGAGGCCCTGAGGGCCCAGCAGTTCTACCGTGATGCTGCAGAGGCCGAGGCCTGGATGGGTGAGCAGGAGCTgcacctgctgggccaggagaAAGCCAAG gatgagctgagtgCCCAGGCAGAGGTGAAAAAACACCAGGTGTTGGAACAAGCCCTGGCTGACTATGCCCAGACCATCCACCAGCTGGCAGCCAGCAGCCAAGACATGATTGACCATGACCACCCAGAGAG CACGAGGATATCAATCCGCCAGGCCCAGGTGGACAAGCTGTATGCCAGCCTGAAAGAACTGGCCGGAGAGCGGCGCGAGCGCCTGCAGGAGCACCTCCGGCTGTGCCAACTCCGTCGTGAGTTGGATGACCTGGAGCAGTGGATCCAGGAGCGTGAGGTGGTGGCGGCCTCCCACGAGCTGGGCCAGGACTATGAACATGTGACT ATGCTCCGGGACAAATTCCGCGAGTTCTCTCGGGACACAAGCACCATCGGTCAGGAGCGTGTGGATAGCGCCAACACGCTGGCCAATGGGCTCATTGCGGGGGGCCATGCTGCACGGGCCACCGTGGCTGAGTGGAAGGACAGTCTCAATGAGGCCTGGGCTGACCTGCTCGAGCTGCTGGACACACGGGGTCAAGTGCTGGCCGCTGCCTATGAGCTGCAGCGCTTCCTGCACGGGGCCCGCCAAGCCCTGGCACGGGTGCAGCacaagcagcagcagcttccagATGGGACCGGCCGTGACCTCAATGCTGCTGAGGCCCTGCAGCGCCGACACTGTGCCTATGAGCACGACATCCAGGCCCTCAGCGCCCAG GTCCAGCAGGTGCAGGATGATGGCCACCGACTCCAGAAGGCCTATGCTGGAGATAAGGCTGAGGAGATTGGCCGCCATATGCAGGCTGTAGCCGAGGCCTGGGCCCAGCTTCAGGGAAGCTCTGCTGCACGCCGCCAGCTGCTGCTGGACACCACAGACAAGTTCCGTTTCTTCAAGGCTGTCAGGGAGCTGATGCTGTGGATGGATGGCATTAATGTGCAGATGGATGCCCAGGAGCGGCCCCG GGACGTGTCCTCTGCAGACCTGGTCATCAAGAACCAACAAGGCATCAAAGCAGAGATTGAGGCCAGAGCAGACCGTTTCTCCTCCTGCATCGACATGGGGCAGGAGCTGCTGGCCAGGAGCCACTATGCAGCCGAGGAG ATCTCAGAGAAGCTGTCTCAGCTGCAAGCCCGGCGCCAGGAGACAGCTGACAAGTGGCAGGAAAAGATGGACTGGCTCCAGCTTG TTTTGGAGGTGCTCATGTTCGGGAGAGATGCAGGGATGGCAGAGGCCTGGCTGTGCAGTCAAGAGCCACTGGTGCGGAGCGCAGAGCTGGGCTGCACGGTGGATGAAGTGGAGAGCCTCATCAAGCGGCATGAAGCCTTTCAGAAGGCAGCGGTGGCTTGGGAAGAGCGTTTCAGCGCACTGGAGAAGCTCACTGCG CTGGAAGAgcgggagagggagaggaagagacagagggaggaggaggaacgGAGGAAACAGCCCCCTGCTCCGGAGCCCACAGCCGGTTTGCCCAAAGGAGACCTGGTGGACAGCCAGACAGCTCCTGATGCTGCCTGGGACGG AACCCATCCATGCCTGCCACCATCCACACAGGTGCCCAGCGTTAATGGGGTCTGCACAGATGCTGAATCCTCACAG CTCCTGTTGGAACAACAGAGACCTGAGCAGGGTAGCCTCCCAGAAGGGCCT GGATCTGGTGCAGGGGATGAGGCCAATGGGCCACGGGGAGACAGGCAGACACGGCCCCGCGGCCCAGCTGCTCCTGTGATGCCCCAGAGCAGGTCGTCTGAGTCAGCCCATGTTGCCACCTTGCCCACTCGAGGCCCAGAGCTCTCTGCCCAGGAGCAGATGGAGGGAATGCTCTGCCGCAAACAGGAGATGGAGGCCTTCGGCAAAAAGGCTGCCAACAG ATCCTGGCAGAACGTGTACTGTGTCCTGCGGCGTGGGAGCCTTGGCTTTTACAAGGATTCGAAAGCAGCCAGTGCGGGAGTGCCATACCATGGAGAAGTGCCTGTCAGCTtggccagggcccagggcagtGTGGCCTTCGATTATCGAAAGCGCAAACATGTCTTCAAGCTGGG CTTACAGGATGGAAAAGAATATTTGTTCCAGGCCAAGGATGAG GCAGAGATGAGCTCGTGGCTGCGGGTGGTGAATGCGGCCATTACTGCTGCATCCTCGGCCTCTGGAGAGCCAGAAGAGCCAGCGGTGCCCAGTGCCACTCGTGGCATGACTCGGGCCATGACCATGCCCCCAGTGTCACCAGCAGGGGCTGAGGGGCCTGTCGTGCTGCGCAGCAAGGATGGCAGAGAACGGGAGCGAGAAAAACGTTTCAGCTTCTTCAAGAAGAACAAGTAG